One genomic region from Quercus robur chromosome 4, dhQueRobu3.1, whole genome shotgun sequence encodes:
- the LOC126721081 gene encoding receptor kinase-like protein Xa21 gives MQGLSLSGNKLSGQIPSSMGNLTQLVMLDLSQNNLEGSIPPSFGNCRSLQQLDVSQNYLRGVIPQQILAWVVRHQLMRGMYIAIYGVLMLEMFTRRMPTDDMFKDGLNLHNFVKMTLPKRLAQAFDPMFLPREVEELVMMAIEKDDNDNEIEVEEANNIEDSRYIDVDMQKCSLSILNIGILCSLESPKERMSMEEVIRELQLIKSAFISLGIHRGRPSRDQVRGI, from the exons ATGCAAGGATTGTCTTTATCAGGGAACAAATTGTCAGGGCAAATCCCAAGCTCCATGGGCAACCTCACTCAATTGGTTATGTTGGACCTATCTCAAAACAATTTAGAAGGAAGCATACCTCCAAGTTTTGGTAACTGCCGAAGTTTACAACAATTggatgtttcacaaaattatctTCGTGGAGTTATACCTCAACag ATTTTGGCATGGGTGGTAAGGCATCAACTCATGAGGGGGATGTATATAGCTATATATGGAGTTCTCATGCTGGAAATGTTTACACGAAGGATGCCCACTGATGATATGTTTAAAGATGGTTTGAATCTCCATAATTTTGTTAAGATGACATTACCAAAAAGACTGGCTCAAGCTTTTGACCCAATGTTTTTGCCAAGAGAAGTTGAAGAATTGGTAATGATGGCAATAGAAAAAGATGACAATGATAATGAAATTGAAGTAGAAGAAGCTAATAATATTGAGGATTCAAGGTATATTGATGTTGACATGCAAAAGTGCTCACTCTCAATTCTTAACATTGGAATCTTATGTTCATTGGAATCCCCAAAAGAGAGAATGAGTATGGAGGAAGTCATTAGGGAATTGCAATTGATAAAAAGTGCTTTCATTAGTTTGGGGATTCATAGAGGCAGACCAAGTAGAGATCAAGTAAGGGGTATTTAG